A region from the Sulfurivermis fontis genome encodes:
- a CDS encoding TetR/AcrR family transcriptional regulator, with product MGKSHDIRRQEIVEATLELAAEQGIKNLTTQAIATRVGIAQPTIFRHFKSRDAIFGAVVGWAADHLLQVLEQLEHEHTPPDDRLRRLLQQQLAFIGKWRGIPRVVFSDRLQVESPALKAAVREIYHRLLVRIADLLEEGRVCGCFRADLDVEQGARYIGALLQGTVMRWSIQDFSYPLETEADSLWSFLRPALERR from the coding sequence ATGGGAAAATCACACGACATCCGTAGGCAGGAAATCGTCGAGGCGACCCTGGAACTGGCCGCCGAACAAGGCATCAAGAATCTCACCACCCAGGCCATCGCCACACGGGTGGGCATCGCCCAGCCCACCATCTTCCGCCACTTCAAGAGCCGTGACGCGATCTTCGGTGCCGTTGTCGGCTGGGCGGCAGATCATCTGTTGCAGGTACTGGAGCAGCTGGAACACGAACACACGCCGCCCGACGACCGTCTGCGACGCCTGTTGCAGCAGCAACTGGCCTTCATCGGCAAGTGGCGCGGCATTCCGCGAGTGGTGTTTTCCGACCGCCTGCAGGTGGAATCGCCGGCCCTCAAGGCGGCGGTGCGCGAAATCTATCATCGTCTTCTGGTACGCATTGCCGACCTGCTGGAGGAGGGGCGTGTCTGCGGATGTTTCCGTGCCGACCTCGATGTAGAGCAGGGGGCACGCTATATCGGTGCCCTTTTGCAGGGGACCGTCATGCGCTGGTCGATTCAGGATTTTTCCTATCCACTGGAGACGGAGGCGGATAGCCTGTGGAGCTTCCTGCGCCCGGCACTGGAGCGGCGCTGA